The window CGGACTGGCGAAGACGCTGCTGGTTTCGTCCGTGGCGAAGACCTTCGACCTCAGCTTCAACCGCATCCAGTTCACCCCGGACCTGATGCCCGCGGACATCACCGGCACGGACATCATCCAAGAGTCCGGCGTCGGCGGTCGCCGTGAGTTCGAATTCGTCCGCGGCCCGGTCTTCGCGAACATCGTGCTGGCGGACGAAATCAACCGTGCGCCGGCCAAAACCCAGTCCGCGATGCTGGAGGCCATGCAGGAGCTGAAGGTGACGGTGCTGGGCCGCAGCTACGATCTCCAGCCGCCTTTCTTCGTCCTCGCGACCCAGAACCCCGTCGAGCAGGAGGGCACCTATCCCCTCCCGGAAGCGCAGCTCGACCGCTTCATGTTCCTCATCGAGGTGGGCTACCCATCCTCGGACGAGGAAAAGCGGATCGCCCGCGAGACCACCGGCACCGCCCGCACCACGCTGAATCACCTGCTCGATGGCCACACCGTGATGGCCTACCAGCAGCTCGTCCGCCGCATGCCGGTGCCGGAGCACCTCTACGACTACGCCGTCTCGATCGTCCGCAAGACCCGCCCGGGCACCCCCGAAGCCCCTCCGTGGCTGAAGGACTATGTTGCTTGGGGAGCCGGACCGCGTGCGGTGCAGTATCTCATCCTCGGGGCGAAGTCCCGGGCAGCCCTCCGCGGTAGCTACATGGCCAGCCTCGAAGACCTCGAAGCCGTCGCCGTGCCGGTGCTGGGCCACCGCGTGATCACGAATTTCGCCGCCGAGTCCCAAGGCATGACTTCGAAGAAAGTCGTCGAGCGCCTGATTGCCGAGATGCGCGAGGATTGAAGCTGAAATGAAATACGACTTCCTCGACAGCGGTCTGCTTGCACGGCTCGGCTCCATCCCGGTCGAGACGCGGGTGCCGATGCTCGGCAATGTGGCCGGCAAGCATCGCTCGCCGCACCGCGGGTCGTCGGTCGAGTTCGCCGAGTATCGCAAGTATGTCCCGGGAGACGACACACGGCGACTGGACTGGAAGGCATTCGCGCGCTCGGATCGCTTTTACATCAAGGAATTCGAGGCTGACACCAATCTCCGGGCCTACTTCGTGGTCGATGCGTCGGGCTCGATGAAATTCCACGGCGAGGGCGAATCGAAGATCGCCTACGCCAATCGCATCGCCTCCTCGCTGGCCTACCTGCTGGTGAACCAGGGCGATGCGGCGGGCCTGTCCGTTTGCACGGACAAGCTTCACCTCGAAGTCCCGCCCAGCCGTCGCCCCGCGCACCTGCAGCACATCTTCGAGACGCTGGGGAAGCTGGAGCCTTCCGGCGAGACCGGCCTGGTCGGCGCGCTGCATACCATCGCTGAAAAGATCGGCCAGCGGGCCTTCGTTGTTATCCTGTCGGATCTCTTCACCGATTCGCAGGCGTTTTCAGATGCCCTCCAGCACCTGCGCTACCGCAAGCACGACATCTGCGTCTTCCACCTGATGGATCCGCAAGAGCTGGGTTTCGAATTCGACCGCCCGCACCGCTTCGTGGACATCGAGGACGGTACCTCGCTGGTGGTGGAGCCAACCCTGATTTCCGACGAGTATCACCGGGCTCTACGCGAATTCCTCACCACGGTGAAGGCGAAGTGCCATGACGCCGCTGCCGACTACCAGCTCGTCCCGACCAATACGCCGCTGGAGCCGCTGCTGCGTGATTTCCTTACGAACCGCCTGTCGAAACGAGGTCACGCATGAGCTTCTTCCAGCCACTCATGCTCTGGGGCCTGCTCGCGGCGGCGATCCCCATCATCATCCACCTGCTGAACCGCAGGCGGCACAAGACGGTGATGTGGGCGGCCATGCAGTTCCTGCTGAAGGCGACCCGGGAATCCCGCGGCAAGAAGCGCCTGCGCCACATCCTGATCCTCACCTGCCGCGCGCTCGGCATCGCGGCGCTCGCCACCGCCGCAGCGCGCCCGCTGCTCAGCAATGTGCTCGGCTGGGGCAGCGGCAAGCCGGACCTCGTGGTTCTGCTGCTCGACCGCTCGGCCAGCATGGAAGCCACCCCGAAGAACGGCTCCGTGCCCCGCCGCGAGTTGGCGCTGGAGCGGGTGAAAAGCGCGATGGCCGATCTCGACGGCACCCGGCTCGTGCTGATCGACAGCGCTTCCGGCGAGCCGCAGGACGTCCCGAGCCCGGACGTGCTCACCTCGATTTCCTCCACCGCTCCCACCGACACCTCGGCGGACGTCTCCCTTCTCGCATCCCGCGCCGCCGAGTTCCTGACGGAGACACCGGGCCGCGCCGAAGTGTG of the Luteolibacter flavescens genome contains:
- a CDS encoding DUF58 domain-containing protein, producing MKYDFLDSGLLARLGSIPVETRVPMLGNVAGKHRSPHRGSSVEFAEYRKYVPGDDTRRLDWKAFARSDRFYIKEFEADTNLRAYFVVDASGSMKFHGEGESKIAYANRIASSLAYLLVNQGDAAGLSVCTDKLHLEVPPSRRPAHLQHIFETLGKLEPSGETGLVGALHTIAEKIGQRAFVVILSDLFTDSQAFSDALQHLRYRKHDICVFHLMDPQELGFEFDRPHRFVDIEDGTSLVVEPTLISDEYHRALREFLTTVKAKCHDAAADYQLVPTNTPLEPLLRDFLTNRLSKRGHA
- a CDS encoding AAA family ATPase, whose translation is MEDTLADPPVAPSSSRQDHELPPDDVAAIDQLGKTYAAFKAELGKAIIGQELVIEQLAICLFAKGHALLMGVPGLAKTLLVSSVAKTFDLSFNRIQFTPDLMPADITGTDIIQESGVGGRREFEFVRGPVFANIVLADEINRAPAKTQSAMLEAMQELKVTVLGRSYDLQPPFFVLATQNPVEQEGTYPLPEAQLDRFMFLIEVGYPSSDEEKRIARETTGTARTTLNHLLDGHTVMAYQQLVRRMPVPEHLYDYAVSIVRKTRPGTPEAPPWLKDYVAWGAGPRAVQYLILGAKSRAALRGSYMASLEDLEAVAVPVLGHRVITNFAAESQGMTSKKVVERLIAEMRED